A DNA window from Arachis duranensis cultivar V14167 chromosome 3, aradu.V14167.gnm2.J7QH, whole genome shotgun sequence contains the following coding sequences:
- the LOC107480179 gene encoding uncharacterized protein LOC107480179: MSGVSSLAVSGAEDTRVPTTPPRERRRLLFQHEHDDVASPPLGSMNLMGSLRVIELQLVAFILVFSASGLVSLMDLAFPAFVTIYAFALSRFSFPSYGSPPQQIFHASRLFQAYVVVGTAVGMFLPLAYVLGGFGRGDQHAVRSASPHLFLLSFQILSENIMSGLSMFSAPVRALVLLMYTIRRISVDIDWLKSEWLNTTLPPNLQFKDVAWFWFGRILALTNLVYYSLNLFGFLIPRFLPRAFERYFQFRGEIHTKADQDYVVDKSHSPEKQNKSQ; the protein is encoded by the exons ATGTCGGGCGTGTCGTCGTTAGCAGTGTCTGGAGCAGAAGACACAAGGGTTCCAACAACCCCTCCCCGCGAGAGAAGAAGATTATTATTTCAACACGAGCATGACGACGTTGCTTCTCCTCCTCTTGGTAGCATGAACCTAATGGGTTCACTGCGTGTAATAGAGCTTCAACTCGTAGCCTTTATACTAGTCTTCTCAGCAAGTGGCCTCGTCTCTCTCATGGATCTCGCTTTCCCTGCATTTGTCACCATCTATGCCTTCGCACTCTCGCGCTTCTCCTTCCCGTCGTATGGGTCTCCACCCCAACAGATCTTCCACGCAAGTAGGTTGTTTCAGGCATATGTGGTGGTGGGAACAGCCGTGGGGATGTTCTTGCCTCTTGCGTACGTGCTGGGTGGGTTCGGAAGAGGGGACCAGCATGCGGTTCGTTCAGCGAGTCCACACCTGTTCTTGCTATCTTTTCAGATACTGAGCGAGAACATAATGAGTGGGTTGTCCATGTTTTCAGCGCCAGTGAGGGCGTTGGTGCTGTTGATGTACACAATTAGAAGGATCTCAGTGGATATTGACTGGTTAAAATCAGAATGGCTCAATACCACTCTCCCGCCAAATTTACAATTCAAG GACGTGGCATGGTTTTGGTTCGGTAGGATTCTAGCGTTGACCAACCTAGTTTATTACTCCCTGAATCTTTTTGGGTTCTTGATTCCAAGGTTCCTTCCAAGAGCGTTTGAGAGGTATTTCCAGTTCAGGGGAGAGATCCACACTAAGGCTGACCAAGACTATGTGGTCGACAAATCCCATTCGccagaaaaacaaaacaagtcGCAATAA
- the LOC107480203 gene encoding uncharacterized protein LOC107480203, with protein MESNIIFFVLPSARRRRRMALRIGSSTAPLNFSFNFKWRPRPNSVVSFPIHESNRVRAAVILCRAANSHSGPVQKKRNSSAANTKKKKKNKNKTNSAPESDDSNPLSFTKFDIPHDFDDDGLEFGASDSDFDLDLDYRPSSSSPMPLPEPPAGFLVGDDGKVLLTSTNRLATIVDPSNKLPLECVIRRVFRSSNGDECLLLCPVDMPVQILKSTNVDGWSAVSDEEVESIVPAAAYALAKIQMHLVHSGYCYTARGGFCYSEEDIFEFHTDDGKEVDGLPTEGVEITYFNLEGAQYMIYTPSDPLLFVAVKDEKGMLQIADDDLLEDPAIIDAIDEETEFNALVEEEAALHDSMMDES; from the exons ATGGAGAgtaatattatcttttttgttttgccgagtgcaagaagaagaagaagaatggcgCTACGGATAGGTTCTTCCACGGCGCCACTCAACTTCAGCTTTAACTTCAAATGGCGCCCGCGCCCCAACTCAGTAGTTTCATTCCCAATCCACGAATCCAATCGCGTCAGAGCCGCTGTTATTCTCTGCCGCGCCGCCAATTCACACTCTGGTCCCGTCCAGAAGAAACGAAACTCGTCCGCGGCCAAtactaagaagaagaagaaaaacaagaacaagacTAACTCTGCACCCGAATCTGACGATTCTAACCCTTTGAGTTTCACCAAGTTTGATATTCCGCACGATTTTGACGATGATGGCCTCGAATTTGGCGCTTCTGATTCGGATTTCGATTTGGATTTGGATTACcgaccttcttcttcttctcctatgcCGCTGCCAGAACCGCCAGCTGGATTCCTCGTAGGCGACGACGGCAAGGTTCTCCTTACTTCAACAAATCGACTTGCCACCATT GTTGATCCATCCAACAAGCTTCCATTGGAGTGTGTTATAAGGAGAGTCTTCAGAAGTTCCAATGGAGACGAGTGTTTGTTGCTCTGCCCAGTCGACAT GCCAGTCCAGATATTAAAGAGCACGAATGTTGATGGATGGTCAGCT GTCAGTGATGAGGAAGTTGAATCTATTGTTCCAGCTGCAGCTTATGCACTTGCCAAGATACAGATGCATCTTGTTCATAGTGG GTACTGTTATACAGCACGTGGTGGTTTTTGCTACTCAGAAGAAGACATATTTGAGTTTCACACAG ATGATGGTAAGGAAGTCGATGGTTTGCCAACTGAAGGTGTGGAAATTACGTATTTCAATTTG GAAGGTGCCCAGTACATGATTTATACGCCATCTGATCCACTTCTTTTTGTTGCTGTCAAG GACGAGAAGGGGATGCTACAAATTGCCGATGAT gacttgCTTGAAGATCCTGCCATCATAGATGCGATAGATGAGGAGACGGAATTTAATGCCTTGGTG GAAGAAGAAGCTGCACTTCATGATTCAATGATGGATGAGAGTTAA
- the LOC107480202 gene encoding beta-galactosidase 6 isoform X1 — MGSYWVHVCLFMILLMVIIGVTRGNNEDAEVTYDGRSLIIGGHRKILFSGSIHYPRSTPQMWPDLIAKAKEGGLDVIQTYVFWNIHEPQPGQYDFSGRYDLVRFIKEIEAQGLYVCLRIGPYIESEWTYGGFPFWLHDVPDIVYRTDNEPFKAYMQNFTTKIVSMMQSEGLYASQGGPIILSQIENEYQNIEHSFGEEGSRYVSWAADMAASLQTGVPWVMCKQTDAPDPLINACNGMRCGETFTGPNSPNKPALWTENWTSFYQVYGGKPYIRSAEDIAFHVTLFIARKNGSYVNYYMYHGGTNFGRSSSAYVITSYYDQAPLDEYGLLRQPKWGHLKEMHAAIKSCSTTLLQGMQKNFTLGELQEGYVFEEEEEDGGCVAFLVNNDSVNKVTVQFQNRSYELPQKSISILPDCQNVTFNTATVNTNSNTRVINPVQTFSSADKWDQFQDVIQNFDDTCLISDSLLEHMNLTKDNTDYLWYTLRFEQNSPCSEAILHLKSAAHVAHAFVDDTYIGGAHGNHNDKSFILEVPVELNEGTHNISILSVMVGLPDSGAFLERRFAGLTTVEIRCSEESHDLTNATWGYQVGLLGEKLEIYEVQNSDSNEWCELGDNPTNQTLVWYKNVFDSPEGDEAVALNLESMGKGEAWVNGQSIGRYWVSFHDFNDQPSQTLYHVPRSFLKDSGNVLVLFEEGGGNPLRISLNTVSVSLSSS, encoded by the exons ATGGGAAGCTACTGGGTTCATGTGTGtttatttatgatattattAATGGTCATAATAGGAGTCACGAGAGGAAATAATGAAGATGCAGAGGTGACTTATGATGGAAGATCTCTTATCATTGGTGGCCATAGGAAAATTCTCTTCTCTGGTTCCATTCACTATCCCCGCAGCACTCCTCAG ATGTGGCCAGATTTGATAGCGAAAGCAAAAGAAGGAGGGCTGGACGTTATTCAAACCTATGTATTTTGGAATATCCATGAACCCCAACCCGGCCAG TATGATTTCAGCGGCAGATACGATTTAGTGAGATTTATAAAGGAGATTGAAGCTCAAGGGCTATATGTGTGCCTCAGAATTGGACCTTACATCGAAAGTGAATGGACATACGG GGGATTCCCATTTTGGTTACATGATGTTCCTGACATTGTTTACCGAACCGACAATGAACCGTTCAAG GCGTACATGCAAAATTTTACGACGAAAATAGTGAGCATGATGCAATCAGAGGGCTTATATGCTTCTCAAGGAGGTCCAATTATATTATCGCAG ATTGAGAACGAATATCAAAACATAGAACATTCATTTGGAGAAGAAGGAAGCAGGTATGTTAGTTGGGCTGCTGATATGGCTGCCTCCCTCCAAACTGGCGTACCTTGGGTTATGTGCAAGCAAACCGACGCTCCTGATCCACTG ATTAATGCATGTAATGGAATGAGATGTGGCGAAACCTTTACTGGACCGAATTCCCCCAATAAGCCCGCACTCTGGACAGAAAATTGGACTTCTTT ctatcaagtttatggtGGTAAGCCGTACATAAGGTCTGCAGAAGATATTGCATTCCATGTCACTCTTTTTATTGCAAGAAAAAATGGAAGCTATGTCAACTACTATATG TACCATGGAGGAACTAATTTTGGgagatcaagctcagcctatGTTATAACATCTTATTATGATCAAGCTCCACTTGATGAATATG GTCTATTAAGACAACCCAAGTGGGGCCATCTTAAGGAGATGCATGCTGCAATTAAATCTTGTTCTACCACCTTACTGCAAGGGATGCAGAAGAATTTCACCTTAGGTGAACTGCAGGAG GGTTatgtttttgaagaagaagaagaagacggaGGATGTGTTGCTTTCCTTGTAAATAATGACAGTGTGAATAAAGTTACTGTTCAATTCCAAAACAGATCATACGAATTGCCACAAAAATCAATAAGTATCCTACCAGATTGCCAAAATGTCACTTTCAATACTGCAACT GTAAATACTAACAGCAACACAAGAGTAATAAATCCAGTACAAACCTTCAGCTCTGCTGACAAATGGGATCAATTTCAAGATGTCATCCAAAACTTTGATGACACTTGCTTAATATCAGACTCACTACTCGAGCATATGAACCTAACCAAAGACAATACGGATTACCTTTGGTATACTCTAAG GTTTGAACAAAATTCGCCTTGCAGTGAAGCAATACTTCATCTTAAGTCTGCTGCTCATGTTGCCCATGCTTTTGTGGACGATACATACATAG GAGGGGCTCATGGAAATCACAATGACAAGTCTTTCATCTTAGAGGTCCCCGTTGAACTAAATGAAGGGACACACAATATTTCTATTCTCAGCGTTATGGTTGGACTCCCG GATTCAGGGGCATTTCTTGAAAGAAGGTTTGCTGGTTTAACCACAGTGGAAATTCGGTGTAGCGAAGAGTCCCATGACTTGACCAATGCTACATGGGGATATCAG GTAGGATTACTGGGGGAGAAGTTAGAAATATATGAAGTACAGAATAGCGATTCTAATGAATGGTGTGAACTAGGGGACAACCCTACTAATCAGACACTCGTTTGGTACAAG AATGTATTTGATTCACCTGAGGGAGATGAGGCAGTTGCACTGAACCTCGAGTCAATGGGAAAAGGCGAAGCTTGGGTGAATGGACAAAGCATTGGTCGCTATTGGGTCTCATTCCATGATTTCAATGACCAACCTTCTCAAACACT GTACCACGTGCCGCGGTCGTTCCTTAAGGACAGCGGAAATGTTTTGGTTTTGTTTGAGGAGGGAGGTGGAAATCCTCTTCGTATCTCACTCAACACTGTTTCTGTTTCTCTTTCATCCTCATAG
- the LOC107480202 gene encoding beta-galactosidase 6 isoform X2, with product MGSYWVHVCLFMILLMVIIGVTRGNNEDAEVTYDGRSLIIGGHRKILFSGSIHYPRSTPQAYMQNFTTKIVSMMQSEGLYASQGGPIILSQIENEYQNIEHSFGEEGSRYVSWAADMAASLQTGVPWVMCKQTDAPDPLINACNGMRCGETFTGPNSPNKPALWTENWTSFYQVYGGKPYIRSAEDIAFHVTLFIARKNGSYVNYYMYHGGTNFGRSSSAYVITSYYDQAPLDEYGLLRQPKWGHLKEMHAAIKSCSTTLLQGMQKNFTLGELQEGYVFEEEEEDGGCVAFLVNNDSVNKVTVQFQNRSYELPQKSISILPDCQNVTFNTATVNTNSNTRVINPVQTFSSADKWDQFQDVIQNFDDTCLISDSLLEHMNLTKDNTDYLWYTLRFEQNSPCSEAILHLKSAAHVAHAFVDDTYIGGAHGNHNDKSFILEVPVELNEGTHNISILSVMVGLPDSGAFLERRFAGLTTVEIRCSEESHDLTNATWGYQVGLLGEKLEIYEVQNSDSNEWCELGDNPTNQTLVWYKNVFDSPEGDEAVALNLESMGKGEAWVNGQSIGRYWVSFHDFNDQPSQTLYHVPRSFLKDSGNVLVLFEEGGGNPLRISLNTVSVSLSSS from the exons ATGGGAAGCTACTGGGTTCATGTGTGtttatttatgatattattAATGGTCATAATAGGAGTCACGAGAGGAAATAATGAAGATGCAGAGGTGACTTATGATGGAAGATCTCTTATCATTGGTGGCCATAGGAAAATTCTCTTCTCTGGTTCCATTCACTATCCCCGCAGCACTCCTCAG GCGTACATGCAAAATTTTACGACGAAAATAGTGAGCATGATGCAATCAGAGGGCTTATATGCTTCTCAAGGAGGTCCAATTATATTATCGCAG ATTGAGAACGAATATCAAAACATAGAACATTCATTTGGAGAAGAAGGAAGCAGGTATGTTAGTTGGGCTGCTGATATGGCTGCCTCCCTCCAAACTGGCGTACCTTGGGTTATGTGCAAGCAAACCGACGCTCCTGATCCACTG ATTAATGCATGTAATGGAATGAGATGTGGCGAAACCTTTACTGGACCGAATTCCCCCAATAAGCCCGCACTCTGGACAGAAAATTGGACTTCTTT ctatcaagtttatggtGGTAAGCCGTACATAAGGTCTGCAGAAGATATTGCATTCCATGTCACTCTTTTTATTGCAAGAAAAAATGGAAGCTATGTCAACTACTATATG TACCATGGAGGAACTAATTTTGGgagatcaagctcagcctatGTTATAACATCTTATTATGATCAAGCTCCACTTGATGAATATG GTCTATTAAGACAACCCAAGTGGGGCCATCTTAAGGAGATGCATGCTGCAATTAAATCTTGTTCTACCACCTTACTGCAAGGGATGCAGAAGAATTTCACCTTAGGTGAACTGCAGGAG GGTTatgtttttgaagaagaagaagaagacggaGGATGTGTTGCTTTCCTTGTAAATAATGACAGTGTGAATAAAGTTACTGTTCAATTCCAAAACAGATCATACGAATTGCCACAAAAATCAATAAGTATCCTACCAGATTGCCAAAATGTCACTTTCAATACTGCAACT GTAAATACTAACAGCAACACAAGAGTAATAAATCCAGTACAAACCTTCAGCTCTGCTGACAAATGGGATCAATTTCAAGATGTCATCCAAAACTTTGATGACACTTGCTTAATATCAGACTCACTACTCGAGCATATGAACCTAACCAAAGACAATACGGATTACCTTTGGTATACTCTAAG GTTTGAACAAAATTCGCCTTGCAGTGAAGCAATACTTCATCTTAAGTCTGCTGCTCATGTTGCCCATGCTTTTGTGGACGATACATACATAG GAGGGGCTCATGGAAATCACAATGACAAGTCTTTCATCTTAGAGGTCCCCGTTGAACTAAATGAAGGGACACACAATATTTCTATTCTCAGCGTTATGGTTGGACTCCCG GATTCAGGGGCATTTCTTGAAAGAAGGTTTGCTGGTTTAACCACAGTGGAAATTCGGTGTAGCGAAGAGTCCCATGACTTGACCAATGCTACATGGGGATATCAG GTAGGATTACTGGGGGAGAAGTTAGAAATATATGAAGTACAGAATAGCGATTCTAATGAATGGTGTGAACTAGGGGACAACCCTACTAATCAGACACTCGTTTGGTACAAG AATGTATTTGATTCACCTGAGGGAGATGAGGCAGTTGCACTGAACCTCGAGTCAATGGGAAAAGGCGAAGCTTGGGTGAATGGACAAAGCATTGGTCGCTATTGGGTCTCATTCCATGATTTCAATGACCAACCTTCTCAAACACT GTACCACGTGCCGCGGTCGTTCCTTAAGGACAGCGGAAATGTTTTGGTTTTGTTTGAGGAGGGAGGTGGAAATCCTCTTCGTATCTCACTCAACACTGTTTCTGTTTCTCTTTCATCCTCATAG